In Plasmodium falciparum 3D7 genome assembly, chromosome: 6, the genomic window atacaaattaaCATACtatcaatattaataatataacaaaatatatttattataacacacacatatatatattatatatatatatatatattatttgtatatctCTCCATAAGCaacctttttaatatatttttttttttttatattcatttatattttatcatttttatattttataaaaattttcgttcttataataatatatagaaaaaaatatataatatatatttaatcaaAAAGGaaccattttttttatttaaaatcaagtcataaaatataattaaataaaaaaagtaaatatatattatttatttaaaaaattaaaatatattttgaaatattttctcttttttttttttataatatatttgtaatttatTCAAACACACAATTTGGACCTTTTTCTGAAactgtttcttttttcttatgaGACTTTATAAAGTGTCAatcatgtttatttatttaaaattatatatatttcatttctaactataaaacattttaatacaattcttctttataaaatatatttaaaatgaaaCCTGAtgtcaaaatatatacactaTTTTTTCATGACGTCCTTTTATATgggtaataatatataaatattctgtgcccatatcaaaataatattatcaatagtaaaaaaaaatgtataatatataatatatatataataagtcaATATTCTTTTCATAAAACTCCCTATTtaacattacatatatatatatatatcaaattttTAATCTCTTAATTAATCATAACTTATTCACAAATAATAACATGTATTCCTTTTTATAGTACAATTTAAAAGTATAAAACACTATTATATAAACTTAATAATCAATTTtgaattatgattattatacaCTAATATACCAAAAGcctcatataataatatataaaatcacttattgttatttatttgttttgtaAGTTATAATAAGGAGCTagctaaaaataaaaaaaaaaaaaaaaaaaaaaaaaaaaaaaacttaagaaattaacatatatatatttatttatataaatctttttatttatagttATAAATTAAGCTACTATCTTAAATAAAGAAACTATTCAACACACGGTctaattattacaaaaacGCAAGTATCCAAAATTTCCATTTATTTAACACAACATAAGATAATGtagaatatttaataataaaaatttttaaataatattttttttaataattgttttttaatttatttatgctTGTTTATGGGCTatcttaaaattaaatatctccaaaaaaaaaaaaaaatttatatatatatatatatatatatatataatatattcatgttttatatttactctaagtgtacatattattttataatatatcttaaaagaaaaaacaaatgaacatatctttttaatacaaaaaatcattaatttttttattattcaataaaaaatatatatttttttatatatgtataacttaaatataaataaatgccaattcatttttatttatatttatttatattctttaatgAACAAATGTACAAGAACAATACCCGCaaatttattacaaaaaatataaaaagaaataaataacatatattcatGTAAAATTACAagtgtattatttattaatagatagttttaaataatgaaaataattattttatgatgATCTCCTAAAAGTTTCaaacaaaattatatgtaattGTACGGAATTATATAcgcaaaataaataaataaataaataaacacatatatatatatattttttttttttgaagaatacgaaacattaaaatataaaaatcaataaaataaaatataaaataaaaacatataacatataacataattaattatacaaacaaataaattttaaaaattatataacatgTAACCTTTCTTTTGAATTTtcataaataacaaaaaagaatttactaaaataaataaatttttaaggtacttttttaaaacacacatataatatatacacacatatatatatatatattcctttatttaatatttattattttttattttattttagtaTGTAAAAATGCTACATGCAAAACCACAATAAGTATCTTCTATTTTATACTCATAtactaaataatatataattatatatttataatgattaataatctattaaattattataatgtgtAATTCTTTCATTTCtccttaaatataattttgtttcactaattcatttttgtgttcataattttaattatttataatgttaTGCATATATACCTCATCTGTTTTATATTCATCAATATATGGAGCTTCTATGAGGcactttttataattaattattgatggattataataacataatatatttatatagtcATCCATATTAATTTTACTACAGTTATCAGAAAAATTTGTACTATTCaagtcatttttttttttttttttatttgtccTTTCATTTATTGTTAatccttctttttttttttgacttAATAATTTTTGATCATCCTTATCCACATTTTTTACCTTGcccttatattttattttattattatcctcttgtacttctttttcataatctgatttcatttcattttttattttcactcCTTTctcatcttcttttttttctttttcttcttcttcttcaatattttctacctttatatcattattctCATCATCAATATATTCCTCACTTTTTAAAGTTCCATTTAACTTCACAtatgtattcatatatttatctacACCATCCATCATAATTTCTTTACATGAATTTAATACATCTTCCTTTAATTTTCTCCATGATAATTTAGTTGCatctaaaaaaattttatattcgCGAATGTTCGTTTCAGTATTGTTGAACCATATTTCAAATATTCCATCAATATATGGCACATTATTTATTCCgttgataaaaattatatcattaCAACTACACCATAATCTATTCGAAATATCTAATGGTACAAATTTACTTTGTCGtaaattttcataaaaattatgtagttcttcttttaataaataatatttgtcTTCCTCATTTTTCATAACTCTACACCAATTTGTATACATTAGCATTTTATCAGAACATCCGTATTTTATAAGCGCATCGAGTTCTTTCCTTATTTCTCCATCTTCTtgattcatatatttatcactatttatattatcatatggaTAAAGgcaatattttttacatatctCATCATCACATAATTCTCCAAAAAATTCTTCATTCATAGTAAATATGTTACACTCATTCATTTCGTAAGATTTCTCAAATATTTTCtctatttcctttttatctGATATATCCGATACATGTCTGAGCTCATCCAAAAAAACTATATCCTCATTATTATCCTTACATATACTATTAATCCTCTTTATTTTAGGTAACCTTCTTGAAATcataagataaaataaataaaaacaggAAAATGGTGCTCTCTTAACATATAAGCTTTCTTCAGATGATGAAATTTTACGTTCACTTAAATTTCTTGCACCAGTATCTCTTAAAAGAACTTCTgatttttcatattcatcAATACTACAAAtctttataaagaaaaattaaaatataatctacatatatatatatatatatatatatatatatattattttattttttgtaaacttactattaatattataagtatAATTACAATTATATTCACACAGATATATTTACACAACAACCAATTAAAATATGTTCCTTGactcatttttatatttcaacaTATcacaattttatatatctctATAACAATCTTCCTACTTTAAATTGTTATTACTCAATAATTTTACATTGAATGTAGAATTACGTGTATTacaatataacatattttaacAATGATTTTTTAGATtaaataacttttttttttttttttttaattatatgtataatattaagaGAATGTtctatttctatatttttataaattaataaaaattctcaaaacaaaaaaacaatttccctttttttttttcatatttcttattaatttatttatattttatatctttttttgttgttcttTTGGTTcctttaaaaagaaataaaaaaaatgaacatattatataataatataagagtatgataataaaaaataattaaattatatcttataaaataacaaaaaatttgactatcatcataattataataaaaaatatatatatatatgtcacttttttataaaataaccATAATCCGGTATTATCTACATTAAGGTGAccaataatatatagaagtacagaaaaaaaaaaaaaagtacaccAAAACCAAACAAAAttgttaaaagaaaaaatgaaatataaaatacataataatatcaatttatttaaagatataagaaaaaaagaataacatGTATTTTTCTCCTccctttttaaatttatctaTTCAAATAAAACCCCGAAATCACacattaaatgaaaaatatataacatatataatatatacttattaaaaagatttacatttttacaaaatatatattttccttaaagtatcacatatatattatttaaaaatatttaattataataaaggaACAAAATATTAGTATAAGTATAATTGTATGtgttcatataaaattattataaaatatccataaccaaaaattaataaaatattttcctctaaattttaattattaaacatattactcttatcaaaataaagaataacaaaattttatttcatatatattttacaaaaattgTGCtattgaattattatttatatactttcaatatatatatatatatattaaaaatatataatttatgtgTCTAcaaatttcttcttttcttaACGTTGCtcaatattaaatataattatctaattatatttgtaatatattaatgagaataaaaaattatttattttatttttaatattattacacacactaaaaaaaaaaaaaaaaaaaaaaaaaaaaaaaaagagcaaaactatatacaaaaataaatcgATTTaacaatttatttaatataattctaAATACAAAAATGTGAATTCAAAAAGTTAAACATAATTAACATTCATAATGATAAAggaatatatgataatataactatatagagtaataatattttacttattaatattaaataatgaaaaatatatatatatatatatatatatacatatatacatttatacaaACATACATTTACTTTTACATTTAATTTTCTTAAtgcacaaaaaaataaataaataaacaaataattgcataaaataaaaaatacatgttatataaaacattaaatGCTTCAATTCTGGGATTTCATTTCTATAAGCCTTTGAGCAAACTTTTTATGATTAAAATTATCAGGATCTATTTGAACCGCTTTATTTTGATAAGAAATagcttcatttatttttcccAAATTATCATAACATGAAGCAATCAATGATAATACTTCTGTGTTATCAGGTTCTTTTTTAAGTATTGCTTCAAAATATGACAAagcaatattattatcaatatatctatataaatttcctaaagaaaataaagtgGGGATATGACTTTCATCGTTTGAAAGGATAAGCTTAAATGTCTTAATTGCTTTTTCAGTATTATTCATTTGTTGATATAATactccttttttatatatatattcaattttTGAAGGGTTATAAGAACAAGccttatcataataatataaagattTATCTATAAAATCATGAATACAACAAAGGTCACcaatttcattatataatgaagctatttgtttattaatacaaatatttttttcatcagaTAAAGTTGAATTAGAACCTAATTGatccttattattatgatcattatgttttatacaatgtgtatttaattttatagatttattttttaattcttgtGGTCTTATTTCAAAttctaaaatatttttatatattttattattattattattatcttttaacttttttaatattttcaatgctttaaaatataaatctaaAGATTCTTTATAATTACAATTTCTGATGTCTCGTGCTTTCTTAATTATTTCATCTATATCATGTTCCTTAAAATATAGTTCCTCATCATTTTCGTAATTTTCCACTTCCAACAATTTCATGCTAGCATAATTGTAATACTCCAAATTCTTACTTCCGAATGCAcccatttttaataaaaattgatCACTTAGATATATGCTGCCTTAAAAggataacatatatatatatatatatatatatatatttatttatttatttatttatttatttatttatttaatttttttttttttttttttttttttcgacttttatttattctcccttttttacataatcatgttatcaaatatataaataaataaataaaataatacaatatgAATTAAGAAGAAatgtattttcttttattttttttatttatacttttttttttttatattattaaaaagatataataataattattacatttatatattatatatatatatatatatgatatactTATAAAAACTTTTTTCAATAACggaatattaatacataaaataatattacatatatacaatatatatatatatatatatatatatattatgttttatattttttaatacataacattttataatatctcatatgttaataattatgtattatataaattaagaaaaaaaaaaaaaaattaacttATATTACGCATAATACATATTCCGAAAcatacgaaaaaaaaaaagtacacaaaaatatgtacatttatttaataaaggtataaaaatattgtccCAATTTTGAGTCTATATATGGGAATACGGAAAATTTTAAATGCAAGAGTATATTCCGTAAAATATGATACgtctattatatattttaaattatatagaattaataaattggtcaactttatatatatatatattttaaaattaaacatatatatatatatatatatatatatatatatatatatatatattgcaaTTGcgattattgttattattattttttttattattttttttttttttttttttttttatatatatatattatataaaaattttgtgaggtttatataataattgttattgtttatactaatattattaagaatACTAcacaatttataaaaaatatatacttatcattatatttttaacttttttcaaaatagaaatatatttgcAACAATATAATTTCCTTAACgtaaaatatagaaataacaaatatatgttaCAAATTAAACTAtacaataatttataatatatatatatatttatttatatttatatatttttccaaaATACTTTTAATACATTAAAAGAAAAGTATAAGAAATATTCCTAAAAAACACTTTTCTTATCATacacttttattatattttaaaaatataaaatattaataacaataatacgATTAAGATGAAATGCCATCGTGTAGAATATTATTCTGAAGAaaacaatattaaaaatcCAATGAACACTTGTTCCTTTAGGCGAATATTTTTAAACCTTTTGTCAATTGttggaatattattattagtaggACTAAACGTAAGTTAACAAATGTGaatcatttataatatcaatatatatatatatatatatatatatatgtatgatatTCATTgatctttttatattaattatttttttttttttttttcttcagaatataataatatgcgACAAAAGTGAAACAGTTGATGGATAAGTTTACCCTATATATAGAAGAAATTTATCTGAGTTAAAAAGTATAAAGAATAGAGGTTTAAGAAGTACCAttgaaaagaatatattaaaaaatactgtttatgaaaaacataaattaaaagatactttagataaaaaaaattatagtaTACTTCCTAGTTCAGTAGGTTGTGATAGTAAAGATGGtggaaaatataatgatgatacaaCTAAGGAAAaatctaataatataaattataatgatttatCAAAACAGCTAACACTGGAAGAATTACGTCATGTATtagataattttaaaaaaagtcCATCTAATCAAgatctttataatatatggaaTCATGCTTTGGGTATAGCTAAAGAAGGATTTCATAATATGGTAAAAGAATTAGAGCTTTATATACgagattatttaaataaatatgaatatcaaAGTTATCATCATATGAAGGATAGAAATGTATGTATAGGAACTAAATACCCCACATGGTATAAATCAATGAATGATATTGGAGAAGCACTATCATCTACAGATAGGGACCATACTCGTGGTTTTTATGGTTTAGTTAAAGACAAAGCATCAATTGATGAAATTAAAaactttatttattcatatatagaACATTATGatacattaaaaaatgaattatataatgaacataAGAAAAGGTTTACAGAAAGGATGAATAATCCAAAATGATTAGATATGTAAActaaaattatattcatgATAATTATGTGGTTTTTTAGATATATatcaacaacaaaaaaaaaaaaaaaaaaaaaaaaaaaaaaaaaaaaaaatttaatgtaatttcatatatataaagatttatatgaaataatatatatatatatatatatatatattaaaatctGAATTAGACAATATTTATTGTTTATTTCGTAAAAACCAttttaacattatatattgttttataaacaatattatatatatacacacataatgtgtaaaaacaaaaatatatttttgttattttaattcactataatttaaattttaaaaaatatttttgtgtAATGTAAAATTTGCACTTTATATTAAGCGTATACTATaactaatataatatatatatatatatatatatatatgtgtgctTGTGTATATGCATAATATTCAAGTATTTTATTAGACactatttatatcatatatagcCAAAATGTGAAATGTCATTTGttctttcatatttatacatatattgtcataatattttttttttcttttatgaaataatatttattatatattgatacaatcttttcttttaatagatgtctatatatttatagaatataaacaaaaacaaataataataaaataaaattaaataaaaaaaaaaaaaaaaacctatATGGTGATCTgcataaagatataaaatatataataatatatttttgcataaatatatttatataaatatatgtaattcaatattaaat contains:
- a CDS encoding tetratricopeptide repeat protein, putative, with the protein product MGAFGSKNLEYYNYASMKLLEVENYENDEELYFKEHDIDEIIKKARDIRNCNYKESLDLYFKALKILKKLKDNNNNNKIYKNILEFEIRPQELKNKSIKLNTHCIKHNDHNNKDQLGSNSTLSDEKNICINKQIASLYNEIGDLCCIHDFIDKSLYYYDKACSYNPSKIEYIYKKGVLYQQMNNTEKAIKTFKLILSNDESHIPTLFSLGNLYRYIDNNIALSYFEAILKKEPDNTEVLSLIASCYDNLGKINEAISYQNKAVQIDPDNFNHKKFAQRLIEMKSQN